In Nodosilinea sp. PGN35, the genomic stretch CAGCCGCTACTTCATCGTGCTGATGGTGGGTAAAGATCGCCGCCGCTCCCCCCGCAACCGGCCAGTCTCGCGGCTCACCCAGTTCGGCAACTGGATGGCGGCGGTCGTGCTGCTGCTGGGGTTTAACCTGGCCCTCAGCACCAGCGTGTTGATGGCGGCCTATCTCATCAAATCGGCCCTCGGCATCGATCTGCTGCCCGGTCACTTTCGCGGCTTTGGCAGCTAGGCGCGGCCATCAATCGATCGCTGATCGCCCGAGAATCAGCGGCTACAGACCCTAGCCTTTTGGGGGCGGGTGTGGCCACGCCGACAGGGTGAGGATTTTAACCGCAATTAACGATCCGCCCTAGTACTTGACCAAGCTGATTTTGACAGGGACCAGCCGTTCTGGGTGCAGGGTGCAAGGTATACGGTCTACGGCTCACCTTGAACCTGAAACCGTGAACCGTATACCCCACTAACCCGTCATCTTTAGCTTGGCAATCTACTAGCGCAGCAGCTGCTTGACGGTGCTGATCATATCGGCGGGGCGAAAGGGCTTGGTAATGTAGGCATCTGCGCCCTGTTTCATGCCCCAGTAGCGGTCAAACTCCTCGGCCTTGCTGGAGCAAATAATCACGGGAATATTCTGGGTGGCGGCGGTGTTTTTAATCCACCGACAGAGCTCGTAGCCGTTCATGTTGGGCATGACAATATCGAGCACCACCAGGTCGGGGGGGGTGGCCTGGATCATGTCTTGGGCTTCGACACCGTCTTTGGCTTCAACCACCGTCAGGCCAGCCTTGAGCAGCAGCCCGGCGATCATTTCCCGCAGGGTTGAGCTGTCATCCACAATTAGTACTGTACTCATACCGATGCCTCGCTGACGGTATGCAGACCGCCCGTCGCTCCGTAGCTATTATGGCCAAATTGGCGTGACTCTAACACTTTATTTGAGAACGGCCTCGTAGAGAGCGTTGGGAACAGCTAGCGCAGCGAAAACTTACGCACCGCCAGCAGACTGCCGATCAGCCCCACCAGGGTTCCCAGGCCCAGCAGCGCCGCCGGCAGCAAAATCAGCTGTTGGGGCGTGAGCCTGAGCCCCTGCACCACAAACTGAATAAAATCGGCCTGCTGGGTGGCCAGCTCGGTGAGAAAGCGCTGAATGGCAAACAGCAGCCCCCAGGCCACGGTGGCTCCGGCCAGGCCAAAGGCGGCCCCCTGCAAAATGAAGGGCAGATAGATCCAGATGCGGGTGGCCCCCACCAGCTGCATGACTTCGATCTCGCGCTTGCGGGCCAGCACAATCAGGCGAATTGTGGTGGTGATAACGGCGGTGGCGGTGAGGGTGAGAATGCTGATCACAAACAGGCTCGTCCACTTGAGGCCGTCGTTGAGCTGGGCCAGGCGGGTTACAGCCTCGTCTATGTAGCGGACTTCATCGATGCCTTCGAGCCCCTCAAGCTGAGCGGCGATCGCCGGTACGGCCTCAGAGTCTTTGGCCTTGACCTTCAGCTCATCCACCAGGGGGTTGCCCTTGAGCTGGTCGGTGGCCCCGGCGATGTCGGACAGGCCCAGATCGGCCACCAGGGCGGCCCAGGCCGACTCTTTGGTCACCGGAGTCACCCCTACCACATTGGGAAAGGCCTCGACCACCGGCTTGAGGTCGCTGGCCTGGAAACCGCTTTGCAGGTAGGCCGACACCTCCAGCTGGCTGCCAAACTGGTTGAGCATGCGCTCCAGCTGCCAGGTCGATTGCAGGCTGATGCCAAACAAAAACAGCAGCACGGTAATGGTGCTAATGGCCGCCCAGTTCATCCAGCCGCCGCGCCGCAGCCCTAGAAACGTTTCGCGCAGCAGGTAGTCGAACTTGGTGAGAAGCTTAAACATAAGCGCCCTTGCCTGGGTAAGTTAAGCCGACGGTGACGGGCTGATAATAGCAGATGTAGGGGGTAGCGCTCGACGGTAACGCTAACTACAGCATGGTACAAACTATGCTCTGGCTTTATCCTTGTCAAGGGACGTTTGTGATTTGCAATCTAGGCGTCTGGGCCAGCTACTTGGAGTATCCTCCGGCCCCTGGGGGAGGATTGATATAGCCGTAGTCACCTTAGTTAACACATTCACCTCTGTAACGTTCAAACGTTTGCAAGTTCGTGTGCACGTTGCAGAGACACTCTCTCAACCGAATTGACCTCCACCGAACTGGCTACGGCTATACCAGGGCCAGGTGGTCGCTAAGATTAAAGCATCTGGAATTTTGAGGATAGATTCATTAAATGGCTGAAGCGGCTAGTTTGCCCGATCGCCAGGCGGTCATTGACCAGGCCCTGGCGCTGGGGTTTGATCTGGTGGGCATTGCCGCCGTAGACCCCGAGCCTGGCCTCGCCGAAGCCGCCGCCGTAGGTCACCTGCAAACCTGGCTTGCCCAGGGGCACCAGGCCGGTATGGACTGGATGGCCAACCCCCGGCGACAGGATATTCGCCAGGTGCTGCCGGGGGCGCGATCGCTGGTCTGCGTCGCCCTCAACTACTACACCCCCCACCGCCATTCCACCGACCCCAGCCACGGCAAAATCTCGCGCTACGCCTGGGGGCGCGACTACCACCGCATTCTGCAAAAGCGGCTCAAACCGCTGGCCGACTGGATTGTCGCTGCCGGTTATGACGCCCGCTACTACGCCGACACCGGCCCGGTGCAGGACAAATTTTGGGCGCAGCAGGCGGGGCTGGGCTGGGTGGCCAAAAACGGCAACCTGATCAGCCGCCGGTACGGCTCCTGGGTGTTTTTGGGCGAGCTGATTACGACTCTGCCCTTGGCCCCCGACCCGCCCCACACGGCCCACTGCGGCACCTGTACCCGCTGTCTGGAGGCCTGCCCCACCGGAGCGATTACCCAGCCCTCCGTGGTCGATGCCAACCGCTGCATCGCTTACCACACCATCGAGAACCGCGATGCAGCGATCCCGGAGGCGATCGCGCCCCACCTGCAAAACTGGGTGGCGGGCTGCGACATCTGCCAGGATGTCTGCCCCTGGAACCAGCGCTTTGCTCAGCCCACCACCCTGGCCGACTTTCAGCCCTACCCGGAGAACTTAGCCCCCACCCTGGCCGACTTAGCTGACCTGTCAGAGGATGAGTGGGACAGTCGGTTTCGCGCGTCGGCCCTGCGGCGCATTAAACCGGCCCAGTGGCGGCGCAATGCTCGGGCAGCCCAGGCGTCCTCTGGTGTACCATAGCTCTGGTTCGTGCCACCGTTTCGTACCACCGTACCGGCTCCCTAAGTACCTGCTACCCAATCCTGCGAATGCCGTGCTAAAACGTCTCTCTCTCCTGCCTTTGCTCACCCTCTGTGGCCTGCTCGGCCCCGCGCTGCCGGCTCACTCCCAGGCGTTAACTCCCTACGTGCTGCCCCTCGACTATGATCTGATGACCGAGCAGGGGCTGTTTTTGGCCAACGAGGCCCAGCAGCTGGCGGAGTTTCAGCAGTTTGGGCGGGCGCTGGCCCTGGCGCAGCTGGCGGCCCAGCTCGCCCCCAACGACGGGCAGGTGCTGGCCCTGCTGGGCGGCCTCTACCTGCAAAGCGGTGAGGTAGACAAGGCGCTGCCGCTGCTGGAGCAGGCCCGCAGCCTGCTGCCCAACAATGCCCGAGTGCTGTTTGCCCTGGGCTCGGCCCACCTACAGCAAAACAATCCCCAGCTGGCGGCGACCTACCTGGAGCGGGGGCTGGGCCTTGAGGCCGACAACCCCAACGCCCTGTTTGACCTGGGCAACGCCTACTTTAAGCTGGGTCAGTATCCCCAGGCGATCGCCCGGTTTGAGGAGTCGGTGGCGGCGGAGCCGGAGTTTTGGCCCTCGGTGAACAACATTGGCCTGGTGCTCTACGAACAGGGCGAGGCCCAGCGGGCGGTGGAGTACTGGCGCAACAGCCTGGCGCTGGCGGCCAACGAACCCGAGCCCAAACTGGCGATCGCCGTCGCCCTCAACGCTGAAGGCAACTGCGGCGTAGCGGTGGTCAGAGCGAGCAACGCGGCCTGCCAGGAGGCGGTGCGCCTGGGCATTGAGGCCCTAGAGCAAGACAGCCGCTACGCCGACCTGGAGTTTCTCAGAACCAACCTCTGGGGCGATCGCCTGATCGACTCCACCACCGCTTTTTTTGAAGTGCCCGACATCAAAACCCTGCTCAGCGAGCTGTAGCTGCGGCTGCGCTCGGCTACCGGTCAGTAGCGCTGGGGCACAAAGAACTGCTCGTTGATCGGGGGGCGCTCGTAGTCTTTTGGGGCGCTGCGGCGCGGGGTCAGCTTTAGGGGCTCGGGGGTCATATCCACGTAGTCGATTTTGCTGAGCACGTGGCTGATGCAGTTGAGCCGCGCCCGCTTTTTGTCGTCGGCTTCGACGGTGAACCAGGGCGCTTCGGGAATGTTGGTGTGAGCAAACATGGCGTCTTTGGCCTTAGAGTACTCGACCCAGCGATCGCGCGACTCCAGATCCATAGGGCTGAGCTTCCATCGGCGGGCGGGGTCGGTGAGGCGCGACTGAAACCGCCGCTCCTGCTCGTCGTCGCTCACCGAAAACCAGTACTTCAGCAAAATGATCCCCGATCGCACCAGCATGCGCTCAAACTCGGGGCAGGTGTGCATAAACTCGTCGTACTGCTCGTCGGTGCAGAAGCCCATCACCCGCTCGACCCCGGCCCGGTTGTACCAGCTGCGATCAAAGCAGACAATTTCGCCCGCAGCAGGCAGGTGGGCCACGTAGCGCTGAAAGTACCACTCGGTTTTTTCGCGATCGCTCGGCGTGCCCAGGGCCACCACCCGACAGCCGCGCGGGTTGAGCGGCTCGGTAATGCGCTTGATGGTGCCGCCCTTGCCCGCCGCGTCGCGGCCCTCAAATATAATCACAATGCGGGTGCCGGTGTGCTTGACCCAATACTGCATTTTGACCAGCTCCACCTGGAGCCGGGCCAGCTCTTTTTCATAGAATTTGCTCTTGAGTTTAGAGCTGCCCTCCGACTCAGAGATGTGGTAAAAAACAGGCGGCTCTAAGCCCTTCGCCCGATCTTTTTTGCGCTGCTGCTTGACCTTTTTTTTGGCTTTTTTCGTCTTTTTAGGGGAGTCAGAACTCTCGGTCATATCGAGGTCGGCTGAGGCTTTGCGATCGCCCATGAGTTTTGCCCTATATAGACTGATACAGACTGACGCTATGAGCTTAGCGCTAGACTAGCGCCTCTAGCAGCTGCGCCTTAGCACTGGTCAGCGCCTCCGGTAGCTTGCTGGCGTCGCGCCCGCCCGCCTGGGCCAGGTTGGGTCGCCCCCCACCGCCGCCGCCCGTGAGCTTGGCGATGCCGCCGATAAACTTGCCAGCTTGCAGCTTTTGCTCGATCACCTCGGGGCTAAAGGCCGCCACTAAGCTAACCTTCTCAGGCTCAGGCACAGATCCCAGCACCACGGCCCCGGCCCCCAGCTTTTGCAGCAGACGCTCGGCGGCGGTTTTGAGCGCTTCGGCGCTGACCCCCTCCAGCTCCGCGACGATAATTTTGACGGTGCCGACGGCTTCGGCCTGCTCTAGCAGCTGATCAGACTTGAGCACCGCCAGTTCAGACTTCAGCGCTTCCAGCTCTTTTTGGGCGGTTTTGAGGTCGGTTTGTAGGGTGGTGACGCGATCGCTCAACTCCTCGGGCTTGGCCTTAAAGCGATCGCTCAGATCCCGCACCACCGCATCGCGCACGTTCAAGTACTCCAGCACGGCGGGGCCAGCCACGGCCTCAATGCGGCGGGTACCGGAGGCCACCCCGGTCTCAGAGATGATCTTAAACAGGCCAATTTCAGCGGTGTTGCTGACGTGGGTACCGCCGCACAGCTCCATCGACACGCCGGGGAAGTCAATCACCCGCACCTCAGCGCTGTACTTCTCGCCAAACATGGCGATCGCGCCCTTGGCCTTGGCCTCTTCTAGCGCCATCACGGTGACATCGCCCTGGTGGCCCTCGGCGATCCAGCTGTTCACCTGGTCTTCGACCTGCTGCACCTCGTCGGCGCTCAGGGGGCGGGGGCAGTTGAAGTCAAACCGCAGGCGATCGAAGGCCACTAGCGAACCGGCCTGGGAGATGTCGGGATCGACCAGCTTTTTCAGCGCCGCTTGCAGCAGGTGGGTGGCGGTGTGGTTGGCCTGGGCGCGGCGGCGGCAGGCGCGATCGATCTGGGCGGTGACGGCATCGCCAACGCTGAGGCTGCCCCGCTCCACCTTGCCAAAGTGGACAAAGAAGTCGCCGTCTTTTTTGACATCGTGGACGCGAATCACCAGGTCATCGCCCGACAGGTAGCCGCGATCGCCCACCTGACCGCCCGACTCGGCGTAAAACGGCGTCTGGTTCAGCACCACCTGGGCTTCCTGCCCCGCCTCGATCTGCTCCACCGATTTGCCACCCACCAGCAGGGCCTCGACTTTGCTGGCGCTGCTGGTGTCTTTGTAGCCCAAAAACTCCGTCGAGTGAATGTGCTCCGCCAGGGAGTCCAGGCTGCCCTGCACCGTCAGGTCGATGGTTTCGTGGGCGTCCTTCGAGCGCTGGCGCTGTTCTTCCATCGCCGTCTCAAACCCGGCCACATCCACCGTTAGCCCCTGTTCTTCGGCAATCTCCTGGGTCAGCTCCAGCGGAAAGCCGTAGGTGTCGTAGAGCACGAAGGCATCGGTGCCCGAGATTTGCCTGGTCTTCGAACCGCTCTCGCGCTTGAGAATCTCGGCCAGCAGCTTTTCGCCCCGCTCCAGGGTTTCGAGAAAGCGAGATTCTTCGCGGTCAAGCTCGGCTTTGATCACCGTCTCGCGCTGGCGGGTGTTGGGGAAGGGGGTTTCTGCTAGCTGAATTGCGGCCTCGGCCACCTTGCTAATAAACGCGCCCTCAATGCCGATCAGCCGCCCGTGGCGCACCACCCGGCGAATCAGCCGCCGCAGAATGTAGCCCCGGCCCACGTTGGAGGCGGTAATACCATCGGCGATCATGTGAACGACGGCGCGGACGTGGTCGCCGATCACCTTCAGCGACACCTTAGTTTTCTCGTCGCATTCTTGATAAACCAGCCCGGCCAGCCCCGCCGCCGCGTCGATGATCGGCAAGATCAGGTCGGTTTCGTAGTTGTTGGGCACCTGCTGGAGGATCTGGGCCATGCGCTCTAGGCCCAGGCCGGTGTCAATGTTTTGGTTTTGCAGCGGCGTCAGGGTGCCCTCGGCATCCCGGTTGTACTGCATAAACACCAGGTTGTAGAACTCGATGAAGCGCGAGTCGTCTTCGAGGTCAATGTGGTCGTCGCCCAGCTCGGGGTGAAAGTCGTAGTAGATCTCAGAGCAGGGGCCGCAGGGGCCGGTGGGGCCTAAGGCCCAGAAGTTGTCGGCCTCATCCATGCGCTGAATGCGGTGGGCAGGGATGCCCACTTGGTCGCGCCAGATGGCAAAGGCATCGTCGTCTTCGCGAAACACGCTCACCACCAGGCGATCGGCGGGGAGTTTGAACACCTCGGTAGACAGTTCCCAGGCCCAGGCGATCGCCTGCTCCTTGAAATAATCCCCAAAGCTGAAATTGCCCAGCATCTCAAAGAACGTGTGGTGGCGCGCCGTGCGGCCCACGTTCTCAATATCGTTAGTGCGAATGCACTTTTGCGACGTGGTGGCCCGGTCCACATCCGCCGGGCGCTGGCCCAGAAAGATCGGTTTGAAGGGCAGCATGCCTGCAATGGTGAGCAGCACCGTGGGGTCTTCGGGCACCAGGGACGCGCTCGGTTTAATGGCGTGGCCCCGCGCCGCGTAAAACTCCAGAAACGTCTGGCGAATCTGCGCGCCGGTCATTGTGGTGGAGATAGAGGTGGGGGACTTTGCCATGGGACGGGGGAAGGGGTGGATGAGTAGGTGGGTGGATGGGTAAGTGGTGGTCAACCGTAGGGTGCATCCGCAACGCGATGCACCATCTAGATGATCTTCGCCAGAGTAGGCCTCAAGGCCGGGCGAACTTTCAACCTTTACGGTGAACTTCTATTTTGACCGATGATTGCGGATTGCGAAGATAACTGGAGTAGATATTTGTGTAACTGAGTCATGCGATCGCCCGAACCAGTCCGCTAGTTAGCTATTTCTGCCATGTCCCACGACCCAGCCTAAACAAACGCATCCGAGGGCGGCTGTCGCCCCACGCTCTACATGTCAGCAGAACTGCTGACCGCCATCGAGGCCCAGTGTGAAGTAGAGGGGGGCCGCAAACGCTCGCCCTTTATAGCCGAAATTCTGGAGCTACTGCTGACCAGCGACATCGGGCAACACCTGCGAGCTAGCGCCCAAGCCCAGCAGCGATCGCTGCTGAGCGAGCTACAGGCCAACTTGATCTTGTTTAACCCATACATTCCCACCGATCGCATTGTAGAGCTAGCGACGAAAAGTCAGCGCTACCCCGACCAAATGCTGGTGCGCCTGGTGCTGCTGGGGCTGCAACTTTACGAGCCAGCCATAGCGCTGATGGAAGCCAAGATCGACGGCGGACAGATCGGGGAGCGCTGAGCGCGATGGTCAACGCTCTGCGGCCCCTCGTTCCAACGCTCTGCGTTGGAATGCCCAGTCCCCCTCGTTCCAACGCTCTGCGTTGGAATGCTCAGTGCTCCTCGTTCCAACGCTCTGCGTTGGAATGCTCATCAGAGGCTTTGCCTCCTAGCATGAGCAGCAGAGCCGCAAAACCAAACTCGCTAAAGAACTCCAGCGCCGCTACGAAAAACTGATGGGCGGCGCGATTATGACCTAGACCATTAATACGAAACCCTGCTTGGTTACCCCCAATTTGGCAGGGCGCATGCCGTGCTACGGTTTGGTCTTTTGGGAATCGGGGGTTTGGGAATCGGATTCGGTATAAGACTGTTACGACTGGGTTTGCTGGGTTTGCTCGCGGATCAGGGCGCTCCAGTTGTCGTCGGTCATGGCGGCTTGGAGGTCTTTGGCCTTGTCTGTCTGAGCTGTGTGAGCCGCATCGTGCTCTTTAGACAGGGCGCCATCGGCCATAGCGCGACGGAGCTTGAGCTTTTTGGCTTCGTAGGCTTCGCGTTCGGCGGTAGACATGGCCTGGGTGGCGGCCTGGGCGATGGTGCCAGCCCAGGTGCCATCGACGTTGCCGGGTGGGGGGCTGGGTAAGGCCGCAATCCACTCATCGCGCAGGGCGCTCATAGCCTCTCGGTTGGGAAAGTTGAAGGGCTCTACCGTGACCAGGGCACAAACGGCATCGCCTTTGGCGGTGAGGTGGCTGCGCAGCGATAGAGCGACGTTGCGGGAGATGCCAACAAACTGAGTCTGGCGATCGCGATCGAGCACGGCATAGACCCCGGTTACCTTGGCATCTTGGGTTTGGTCGCACCAGTCGGCAATGGGGATGGGGGTGCTGCCGGTAGAGGCCGTGGGCGGGGCGGCGGCGGTTTCGGCGGCATGTTCGTCGGCGGCGCTATACAAAAAGTCGTGGAGACTGCGATGCTCGACGGGAACGTTTTGATGCTCGATTGGGGCTGGGGCGTCGTTTTGTTCAGAGGTCACGGGTTGGCCTGGGGTGGTAACACGGCTTCATTATCGTCCTTATTGCATGAACCTGCGACGTTGAAGCTTTGTAAACCCGTAACTGTCCGTCCCCTTTCTCCCTACGGGAGACGCTAGCGCGTTGGCGAAGCCTGTCCACAGGACAAACGACTCCGCTCAGGGGACGGACGGTTACGTAAATCAGCGGGTTAGGTGTTACGGCGACCTTGTGACCCTATCTGACCGACTCAAGGTAACTGGGTTGTTAGGAGTGCTGGTGGCGGCAAAGCAAGACAATCTAATTGCTGAGTTGAAACCCGTTTTAGACGACCTGATAACCCAGGCTAAGTTTAGAGTCTACCCAGACCTGTATCGTCAGATCTTGCAGGACGTTGATGAGTGGGATTAAGCAAGACAAAACCCCTGTGCCACAAGGGCAAGGCTAAACCCTGTTCCCCTTCAGCCCATAGGGGATCGGCAAAACCTATGATCGCAGGGCTCAACTTCACCCCGATGCTTCCCCAGGAATACCTGGAGTGGGAATCTACCCAGGAGATCAAGTACGCCTACGTGAATGGGGAAGTTTTTGCGATAACGGGGGGCACGATTCCCCACAATCAAATTGCGCTCAATTTAGCGTCTGCGCTGAAGGCCCATCTGCGCGGCAAGGGCTGTCTGGTGGTGATGGCTGATGTCAAGATGGAGGTTTCTCAAAATGGGCCTTACCACTACCCCGATGTGATGGTGAGCTGCGATGGGCGAGTTGGCGTAGCCTGTCCGGAGGACATTCGCAACGCGATTAAACTCATCCGCTACCCCAGCCTGATTGTGGAGGTGCTGTCGCCGGGTACTGCCGACTATGACCGGGGCGACAAGTTTACCCACTATCGCCAAATACCCACCCTGCAAGAATATGTTTTGATCAGTG encodes the following:
- a CDS encoding GIY-YIG nuclease family protein, with amino-acid sequence MTSEQNDAPAPIEHQNVPVEHRSLHDFLYSAADEHAAETAAAPPTASTGSTPIPIADWCDQTQDAKVTGVYAVLDRDRQTQFVGISRNVALSLRSHLTAKGDAVCALVTVEPFNFPNREAMSALRDEWIAALPSPPPGNVDGTWAGTIAQAATQAMSTAEREAYEAKKLKLRRAMADGALSKEHDAAHTAQTDKAKDLQAAMTDDNWSALIREQTQQTQS
- a CDS encoding Uma2 family endonuclease, producing MIAGLNFTPMLPQEYLEWESTQEIKYAYVNGEVFAITGGTIPHNQIALNLASALKAHLRGKGCLVVMADVKMEVSQNGPYHYPDVMVSCDGRVGVACPEDIRNAIKLIRYPSLIVEVLSPGTADYDRGDKFTHYRQIPTLQEYVLISADKISVDRYRRISSRRWDLQTYIETETLSLSSVDWQAPIELLHEDVRFAENMDEG
- a CDS encoding ABC transporter permease — translated: MFKLLTKFDYLLRETFLGLRRGGWMNWAAISTITVLLFLFGISLQSTWQLERMLNQFGSQLEVSAYLQSGFQASDLKPVVEAFPNVVGVTPVTKESAWAALVADLGLSDIAGATDQLKGNPLVDELKVKAKDSEAVPAIAAQLEGLEGIDEVRYIDEAVTRLAQLNDGLKWTSLFVISILTLTATAVITTTIRLIVLARKREIEVMQLVGATRIWIYLPFILQGAAFGLAGATVAWGLLFAIQRFLTELATQQADFIQFVVQGLRLTPQQLILLPAALLGLGTLVGLIGSLLAVRKFSLR
- the alaS gene encoding alanine--tRNA ligase, with product MAKSPTSISTTMTGAQIRQTFLEFYAARGHAIKPSASLVPEDPTVLLTIAGMLPFKPIFLGQRPADVDRATTSQKCIRTNDIENVGRTARHHTFFEMLGNFSFGDYFKEQAIAWAWELSTEVFKLPADRLVVSVFREDDDAFAIWRDQVGIPAHRIQRMDEADNFWALGPTGPCGPCSEIYYDFHPELGDDHIDLEDDSRFIEFYNLVFMQYNRDAEGTLTPLQNQNIDTGLGLERMAQILQQVPNNYETDLILPIIDAAAGLAGLVYQECDEKTKVSLKVIGDHVRAVVHMIADGITASNVGRGYILRRLIRRVVRHGRLIGIEGAFISKVAEAAIQLAETPFPNTRQRETVIKAELDREESRFLETLERGEKLLAEILKRESGSKTRQISGTDAFVLYDTYGFPLELTQEIAEEQGLTVDVAGFETAMEEQRQRSKDAHETIDLTVQGSLDSLAEHIHSTEFLGYKDTSSASKVEALLVGGKSVEQIEAGQEAQVVLNQTPFYAESGGQVGDRGYLSGDDLVIRVHDVKKDGDFFVHFGKVERGSLSVGDAVTAQIDRACRRRAQANHTATHLLQAALKKLVDPDISQAGSLVAFDRLRFDFNCPRPLSADEVQQVEDQVNSWIAEGHQGDVTVMALEEAKAKGAIAMFGEKYSAEVRVIDFPGVSMELCGGTHVSNTAEIGLFKIISETGVASGTRRIEAVAGPAVLEYLNVRDAVVRDLSDRFKAKPEELSDRVTTLQTDLKTAQKELEALKSELAVLKSDQLLEQAEAVGTVKIIVAELEGVSAEALKTAAERLLQKLGAGAVVLGSVPEPEKVSLVAAFSPEVIEQKLQAGKFIGGIAKLTGGGGGGRPNLAQAGGRDASKLPEALTSAKAQLLEALV
- a CDS encoding DUF3368 domain-containing protein produces the protein MTLSDRLKVTGLLGVLVAAKQDNLIAELKPVLDDLITQAKFRVYPDLYRQILQDVDEWD
- a CDS encoding tetratricopeptide repeat protein encodes the protein MLKRLSLLPLLTLCGLLGPALPAHSQALTPYVLPLDYDLMTEQGLFLANEAQQLAEFQQFGRALALAQLAAQLAPNDGQVLALLGGLYLQSGEVDKALPLLEQARSLLPNNARVLFALGSAHLQQNNPQLAATYLERGLGLEADNPNALFDLGNAYFKLGQYPQAIARFEESVAAEPEFWPSVNNIGLVLYEQGEAQRAVEYWRNSLALAANEPEPKLAIAVALNAEGNCGVAVVRASNAACQEAVRLGIEALEQDSRYADLEFLRTNLWGDRLIDSTTAFFEVPDIKTLLSEL
- the ppk2 gene encoding polyphosphate kinase 2 → MTESSDSPKKTKKAKKKVKQQRKKDRAKGLEPPVFYHISESEGSSKLKSKFYEKELARLQVELVKMQYWVKHTGTRIVIIFEGRDAAGKGGTIKRITEPLNPRGCRVVALGTPSDREKTEWYFQRYVAHLPAAGEIVCFDRSWYNRAGVERVMGFCTDEQYDEFMHTCPEFERMLVRSGIILLKYWFSVSDDEQERRFQSRLTDPARRWKLSPMDLESRDRWVEYSKAKDAMFAHTNIPEAPWFTVEADDKKRARLNCISHVLSKIDYVDMTPEPLKLTPRRSAPKDYERPPINEQFFVPQRY
- a CDS encoding response regulator transcription factor, translated to MSTVLIVDDSSTLREMIAGLLLKAGLTVVEAKDGVEAQDMIQATPPDLVVLDIVMPNMNGYELCRWIKNTAATQNIPVIICSSKAEEFDRYWGMKQGADAYITKPFRPADMISTVKQLLR
- the queG gene encoding tRNA epoxyqueuosine(34) reductase QueG, whose product is MAEAASLPDRQAVIDQALALGFDLVGIAAVDPEPGLAEAAAVGHLQTWLAQGHQAGMDWMANPRRQDIRQVLPGARSLVCVALNYYTPHRHSTDPSHGKISRYAWGRDYHRILQKRLKPLADWIVAAGYDARYYADTGPVQDKFWAQQAGLGWVAKNGNLISRRYGSWVFLGELITTLPLAPDPPHTAHCGTCTRCLEACPTGAITQPSVVDANRCIAYHTIENRDAAIPEAIAPHLQNWVAGCDICQDVCPWNQRFAQPTTLADFQPYPENLAPTLADLADLSEDEWDSRFRASALRRIKPAQWRRNARAAQASSGVP